In Athene noctua chromosome 8, bAthNoc1.hap1.1, whole genome shotgun sequence, a genomic segment contains:
- the MSL2 gene encoding E3 ubiquitin-protein ligase MSL2, translated as MNPVNATALYVSASRLVLNYDPGDPQSFTEINKLLPYFRQSLSCCVCGNLLQDPIAPTNSTCQHYVCKTCKGKKMMMKPSCSWCKDYEQFEENKQLSILVNCYKKLCEYITQTPLARDIIQAVDCSADLLALLKDGSPLHEETEKSSDAGLALCLTHSPVPSTSELTTDPPASFTSIPESTHNIDIRGSVINGLPNCNGLSVDKLGVNIPSPEHANTIDVCSTGEYIKTEDISSSLQPVCDTVSTSDLCTTGIDICSFSEDIKPGGSLLLSVEEVLRSLETVSNTEVCDSNLQPSLEANMTNGPFLQLSPPPLSHNIFMSTDASPHGISCTAATPKVVKLNRKRSRSESDSEKVQPLPISSIICGPTLGASAPVTVKQENKMSLQPIATVPNGGTTPKISKTVLLSNKSMKKNLEHAPKKSHPKAKPGVLKTKDKAKEKVPSSNVMPGSPTKTVYKKPQEKKGCKCGRATQNPSVLTCRGQRCPCYSNRKACLDCICRGCQNSYMANGEKKLEAFAVPEKALEQTRLTLGINVTSIAVRNASTSTSVINVTGSPVTTFLAASTHDDKSLDEAIDMRYDC; from the exons ATGAACCCGGTGAATGCCACTGCTCTCTACGTTTCAGCGAGCCGCCTGGTGCTCAACTACGACCCTGGGGATCCCCAGTCCTTTACAGAGATTAACAAGCTCCTGCCCTACTTCAGGCAGTCCCTCTCCTGCTGCGTTTGCG gaaatTTGCTACAAGACCCCATTGCTCCTACCAACTCCACATGTCAGCATTATGTCTGCAAAACTTGTAAAGGCAAGAAGATGATGATGAAACCATCATGTAGCTGGTGCAAGGACTACGAACAGTTTGAGGAGAATAAGCAGTTAAGCATCTTAGTGAACTGCTATAAGAAACTCTGCGAATACATAACGCAGACTCCACTGGCACGAGATATTATCCAAGCAGTTGATTGTTCCGCAGATCTTTTGGCTTTGCTCAAAGATGGATCACCACTCCACgaagagacagaaaaatcttCCGATGCAGGCTTGGCTTTGTGTTTGACACATTCCCCAGTACCTTCAACCTCAGAACTCACAACTGATCCTCCAGCTAGTTTTACGTCAATCCCTGAAAGCACACACAACATTGATATTAGAGGTTCTGTTATCAACGGGTTGCCCAATTGTAATGGGCTTTCGGTAGATAAACTCGGAGTGAATATTCCTTCTCCTGAACACGCAAACACAATTGATGTCTGTAGTACTGGAGAGTATATAAAAACTGAAGACATCTCCAGCAGCCTGCAGCCTGTGTGCGATACAGTTTCTACTAGTGACTTGTGTACGACAGGCATTGACATCTGCAGTTTCAGTGAAGATATAAAACCAGGTGGCTCGCTTCTCCTCAGCGTTGAGGAGGTTCTCCGGAGCTTAGAGACCGTTTCAAATACTGAAGTCTGTGATTCTAATTTGCAGCCCAGCTTGGAAGCAAACATGACTAACGGCCCTTTCCTGCAGCTTTCTCCCCCACCTCTTAGCCATAACATTTTCATGTCCACAGATGCTTCTCCTCATGGAATCTCCTGTACAGCAGCGACGCCGAAGGTAGTTAAGTTAAACAGAAAGCGATCCCGATCAGAAAGCGACAGTGAAAAGGTTCAACCTCTACCCATTTCCAGCATCATCTGTGGCCCAACATTGGGAGCATCAGCTCCTGTAACagtgaaacaggaaaataaaatgtctttgcaGCCTATTGCGACTGTACCTAACGGAGGCACTACTCCCAAAATCAGTAAAACTGTGCTCCTGTCTaacaaaagcatgaaaaagaaTTTAGAACACGCCCCTAAGAAATCCCACCCGAAAGCCAAACCAGGGGTgctgaaaacaaaagacaaagcaAAGGAGAAAGTTCCTAGCAGTAATGTTATGCCAGGAAGCCCAACAAAAACTGTGTATAAAAAGCCACAAGAAAAGAAAGGGTGTAAATGTGGTCGTGCCACCCAAAATCCAAGTGTTCTTACATGCCGTGGCCAACGCTGCCCTTGCTATTCGAACCGCAAAGCCTGCCTTGACTGCATATGCCGTGGCTGCCAAAACTCATACATGGCTAATGGGGAGAAGAAGCTGGAGGCGTTTGCAGTGCCAGAAAAGGCCTTGGAGCAGACTCGGCTTACTTTGGGCATTAATGTGACAAGCATTGCGGTACGCAATGCCAGCACAAGCACCAGTGTAATCAATGTGACAGGGTCACCAGTAACGACGTTTTTAGCTGCCAGTACACACGATGATAAAAGTTTGGATGAAGCTATAGACATGAGATATGACTGTtga